The proteins below come from a single Mucilaginibacter mali genomic window:
- a CDS encoding low affinity iron permease family protein: MAKNKKNLFERFANWATMATGSSAAFLIAISVIVIWIVTGPIFHYSDTWQLIINTGTTIVTFLMVFLIQKSQNKDSKAIHLKLNELLASHQGASNRMVDIEDLTEKELDQLHKFYVKLNALALLEDDLTCTHSIDAAEENHNSKVANNKTKPHYINARKQKHTGK, translated from the coding sequence ATGGCTAAGAATAAGAAAAATTTGTTCGAACGTTTTGCTAACTGGGCTACCATGGCTACGGGTAGTTCAGCTGCTTTTTTAATTGCCATATCGGTAATTGTGATATGGATAGTTACCGGGCCTATATTTCATTATTCAGATACCTGGCAGTTGATCATTAACACCGGTACCACAATTGTTACTTTTTTAATGGTTTTCCTGATCCAGAAATCGCAAAATAAAGATTCAAAAGCTATACATTTGAAGCTGAACGAGCTGTTAGCATCGCACCAGGGGGCCAGCAATCGCATGGTTGACATCGAGGACCTTACCGAAAAAGAACTCGATCAACTGCACAAATTTTACGTAAAGCTGAATGCGCTGGCCCTATTGGAAGATGACCTTACCTGTACACATTCTATTGATGCGGCAGAGGAGAACCATAACAGCAAGGTAGCTAATAACAAAACCAAACCACATTACATCAATGCCCGAAAACAGAAACATACAGGTAAGTAA
- a CDS encoding C1 family peptidase: MKRVLFPLALCLAAGSLFAQAPKFTVIKSNAATPVKNQGMSGTCWCFSSTALAESELLFKQQPEADLSEVFTVYSLYIDKAEKYVRRRGNTRFTEGGIQQDMIYCTNTYGAIPQEIYPGVGKDNVLNKDGEMEGKLKGYLDDMLKKYKDTIPQNWEVAYKNILKSYLGTPPEKFTYNGKEYTPKSFAAENVALKLSDYVGITSFTHHPFYTTFAMEVPDNYNSNMFYNVPLEEMMNSVKQAIMKGYTLAWDADVSNSGFQQNKGYAKWTRSADDVKTFDTFVEQKPTAAIRQDLFDRQVTQDDHLMQITGLAKDDKGNEYFIVKNSWGKVGPNAGYIYVSMPYFAINTISVLVNKKAVAPALMSKSAE, from the coding sequence ATGAAGAGAGTTTTATTCCCCCTGGCACTTTGTTTGGCTGCCGGCAGCCTGTTTGCGCAAGCGCCAAAATTCACTGTTATTAAAAGTAACGCCGCTACCCCGGTAAAAAATCAGGGCATGTCTGGCACCTGCTGGTGCTTCTCCAGCACAGCATTGGCCGAAAGCGAATTATTGTTCAAACAGCAGCCCGAAGCCGACCTGTCGGAAGTGTTTACCGTTTACAGCTTATACATTGATAAGGCCGAGAAGTATGTTCGCCGCCGTGGCAATACGCGCTTTACCGAAGGTGGCATCCAGCAGGATATGATCTATTGCACCAATACTTATGGCGCCATCCCGCAGGAAATTTACCCAGGCGTAGGCAAGGATAATGTGCTGAACAAAGACGGCGAGATGGAAGGCAAACTGAAAGGTTACCTTGATGATATGCTGAAGAAATATAAAGACACCATCCCGCAAAACTGGGAAGTTGCCTATAAGAATATCTTAAAAAGCTACCTGGGTACGCCGCCGGAAAAATTTACTTATAACGGTAAAGAGTATACGCCTAAAAGCTTCGCTGCGGAAAATGTAGCGCTGAAGTTATCTGACTATGTAGGCATCACCTCTTTCACGCATCACCCATTCTACACCACCTTTGCGATGGAGGTGCCCGATAACTATAACAGCAACATGTTTTATAACGTGCCGTTAGAGGAAATGATGAACAGCGTGAAGCAGGCCATTATGAAGGGCTACACACTGGCCTGGGATGCCGACGTTAGCAATAGCGGCTTCCAGCAAAATAAGGGTTATGCCAAGTGGACCCGTAGCGCTGATGATGTTAAAACATTTGATACCTTTGTTGAACAAAAACCTACTGCTGCCATTCGCCAGGACCTGTTTGACAGGCAGGTAACCCAGGATGACCACCTGATGCAGATCACCGGCTTAGCTAAAGATGATAAAGGTAACGAATACTTTATCGTAAAAAACTCGTGGGGTAAGGTTGGCCCGAACGCGGGTTATATTTATGTGAGCATGCCTTATTTTGCCATCAATACTATTTCAGTGTTGGTAAATAAGAAAGCGGTTGCGCCTGCTTTGATGTCGAAATCGGCAGAGTAA
- the fbaA gene encoding class II fructose-bisphosphate aldolase — MDLKNYKGVLHGDQVQELFEIAKKHQFALPAVNVIGTNSINAVMETAAAVKSPVIIQLSNGGAQFYAGKSLDNSALQACILGGVSAAKHVHLLAEHYGVAVILHTDHAAKKLLPWIDGLLDHGEKFFAETGKPLFSSHMLDLSEEPIEENIEISAKYLERMAKMGMTLEIELGVTGGEEDGVDNSDVDSSRLYTQPEEVSYSYEHLLKVSPRFTVAAAFGNVHGVYKPGNVKLQPVILHNSQEYVKKKFNLDAEKPINFVFHGGSGSSQEEIREAISYGAIKMNIDTDMQWAFWEGIKDYYKSKEGYLQSQIGSPDGEDSPNKKYYDPRVWLRKGEENFVKRLKVAFEDLNCIDVNSKL, encoded by the coding sequence ATGGATCTGAAAAACTACAAAGGGGTACTGCACGGCGACCAGGTGCAGGAACTATTTGAAATAGCCAAAAAGCACCAGTTTGCGTTGCCGGCTGTAAACGTTATTGGTACTAACAGCATTAACGCGGTAATGGAAACAGCCGCTGCGGTTAAATCGCCGGTTATTATCCAGTTATCAAACGGTGGCGCGCAGTTTTATGCCGGCAAATCCTTAGATAATTCGGCGTTGCAGGCTTGCATTTTGGGTGGTGTATCTGCTGCCAAGCACGTGCATTTATTGGCCGAGCACTATGGCGTAGCAGTTATCCTGCATACCGACCATGCCGCCAAAAAATTGTTACCATGGATAGATGGCTTGTTAGATCACGGCGAGAAGTTCTTTGCCGAAACAGGTAAACCGCTGTTCTCATCGCACATGCTCGACCTGTCGGAAGAGCCTATCGAAGAAAATATCGAAATATCAGCCAAATACCTGGAGCGTATGGCCAAAATGGGCATGACCCTTGAAATAGAGTTAGGCGTAACCGGCGGCGAAGAAGATGGCGTTGATAACAGCGACGTAGATAGCTCACGTTTATATACCCAGCCAGAGGAGGTTTCTTACTCTTACGAGCACTTACTGAAGGTTAGTCCGCGCTTTACCGTAGCGGCTGCTTTTGGTAACGTACACGGCGTTTACAAACCGGGTAATGTGAAGTTGCAGCCGGTTATCCTGCATAATTCGCAGGAGTATGTAAAGAAGAAGTTTAACCTTGATGCCGAGAAGCCGATCAACTTTGTATTCCACGGCGGTTCGGGTTCGAGCCAGGAGGAGATCCGCGAGGCCATCTCTTACGGTGCCATTAAGATGAATATCGATACCGATATGCAATGGGCTTTTTGGGAAGGTATTAAAGATTACTATAAATCTAAAGAAGGCTACCTGCAAAGCCAGATCGGCAGCCCCGATGGCGAGGATTCTCCGAACAAAAAATACTACGATCCGCGCGTATGGCTGCGTAAAGGCGAAGAGAACTTTGTTAAACGCCTTAAAGTAGCTTTCGAAGATCTGAACTGTATAGATGTGAACAGCAAGTTGTAA
- a CDS encoding cysteine desulfurase family protein, with the protein MRVYLDNAATTPMDPAVLKEMTQVMESQYGNPSSIHAHGREARSLIEKARKTVAGLLHTSPAEIFFTSGGTEADNTAIRCGITDLGLKFAITSKLEHHAVIHTLEAMEKNGLIDLKFVDVDSKGHVNYDQLEEMLQNQGRTFVSLMHANNELGTLTEIERVGDICEKYDAIYHCDTVQTMGHYPHDLGKLKIHFIACAAHKFHGPKGVGFLYVNHKVKIKPMIYGGAQERNMRGGTENIYGIAGLAKALDICYTEMEEHRQHIQGLKTYMKQQLEEAVPGIKFNGETDEDKSLYTVLNVSFPEMDMGDMLLFNLDIAGISASGGSACSSGSNIGSHVLTAIGASPDRPSVRFSFSKYTTKEEIDYAVAKVKDICLVNA; encoded by the coding sequence ATGCGCGTATACTTAGATAACGCTGCTACGACCCCGATGGATCCCGCAGTGTTAAAAGAAATGACCCAGGTAATGGAAAGCCAGTATGGCAATCCTTCATCAATTCACGCGCATGGGCGCGAAGCACGTTCACTGATAGAAAAGGCCCGTAAAACGGTAGCAGGTTTACTGCATACCTCGCCGGCCGAGATCTTCTTTACTTCGGGCGGTACTGAGGCTGATAATACTGCCATCCGTTGCGGTATTACCGACTTAGGCCTGAAGTTCGCCATCACCAGCAAACTGGAGCACCACGCGGTGATCCACACGCTGGAAGCCATGGAAAAGAACGGCCTTATCGATCTTAAATTTGTTGATGTAGACAGTAAAGGCCACGTTAACTACGATCAGTTAGAAGAAATGCTGCAAAACCAGGGCCGCACTTTTGTATCCCTGATGCATGCCAATAACGAGTTGGGTACCCTTACCGAGATCGAACGCGTAGGCGACATCTGCGAAAAGTATGATGCCATTTACCACTGCGATACCGTGCAAACCATGGGCCACTACCCGCACGATCTGGGCAAGCTTAAAATTCATTTCATAGCCTGTGCCGCGCATAAATTCCACGGACCGAAAGGAGTTGGCTTTTTATACGTGAACCACAAGGTAAAAATAAAACCCATGATATACGGCGGCGCGCAGGAACGCAACATGCGCGGCGGTACAGAAAATATTTACGGCATCGCCGGCCTGGCCAAAGCGCTGGATATCTGCTACACCGAAATGGAGGAACACAGGCAGCATATACAGGGCCTGAAGACCTATATGAAGCAGCAACTGGAAGAAGCCGTTCCGGGTATTAAATTCAACGGTGAGACCGATGAAGATAAAAGCCTGTACACCGTGCTGAATGTGTCGTTCCCGGAAATGGATATGGGCGATATGCTGCTGTTCAACCTGGATATTGCCGGTATCTCTGCATCGGGTGGCAGCGCCTGTAGCTCGGGCAGTAATATCGGCTCGCACGTGTTGACTGCCATCGGCGCAAGCCCTGACCGGCCGTCGGTGAGGTTCTCGTTCTCAAAGTATACTACTAAAGAGGAGATAGATTACGCGGTAGCTAAGGTTAAGGATATTTGCCTGGTGAACGCGTAA
- a CDS encoding phosphatase PAP2 family protein — protein sequence MPGYLLQLDRKLFYFINHTLSNRFFDWIMPYMRYPQFWIPVYVFILIFCIWRYKKQGVIILLLLVATFGVADFGSASIIKPAVKRIRPCNDPALSQTIISRIPCGTGYSFPSSHASDHFAIAIFLIMVFHKRWRGIWFWCLLWACLVCFAQIYVGVHYPIDILAGAIYGTIVGYLFGAVLLKKILPGF from the coding sequence ATGCCCGGATACCTGTTACAACTCGACCGTAAGCTGTTCTACTTTATTAACCACACATTATCTAACCGGTTTTTCGATTGGATAATGCCCTATATGCGTTACCCGCAGTTTTGGATCCCGGTTTACGTGTTCATATTGATATTTTGCATATGGCGATATAAAAAGCAGGGCGTTATCATCCTTCTGCTGTTGGTAGCCACCTTTGGCGTGGCCGATTTCGGCAGCGCCAGCATCATCAAACCCGCGGTAAAGCGCATACGGCCATGTAACGACCCGGCATTGAGTCAAACCATCATTAGCCGCATTCCCTGTGGCACGGGCTATAGCTTCCCCTCATCGCACGCCAGCGACCATTTTGCTATCGCGATTTTTCTGATCATGGTATTTCATAAACGTTGGCGTGGGATATGGTTTTGGTGTTTGCTATGGGCCTGCCTGGTTTGCTTCGCGCAAATATATGTAGGTGTGCACTACCCTATTGACATTTTGGCGGGTGCTATTTATGGCACGATAGTGGGGTACCTGTTTGGCGCGGTATTATTAAAAAAGATATTACCCGGTTTTTAA
- the accD gene encoding acetyl-CoA carboxylase, carboxyltransferase subunit beta produces the protein MSWFKRELKGIITSTEDKKEAPDGIWNKCPQCKKPLHYSEQVENQYVCHYCGFHIRIGSKEYFSILFDNNEFTEIAPNLTSGDPLSFVDTKKYSDRLKDTIKKTGLNDAIRAAYGKIDGQDIVIACMDFNFIGGSMGSVVGEKIARSIDHSIATKAPFLMISKSGGARMMEAAFSLMQMAKTSAKLALLAQAKVPYISLLTDPTTGGVTASYAMLGDINIAEPGSLIGFAGPRVIKETIKKDLPKGFQTAEFVQEHGFLDFIVDRREMKDKLASFLRMMAN, from the coding sequence ATGTCGTGGTTTAAAAGGGAACTTAAGGGAATAATTACGTCTACTGAAGATAAAAAGGAAGCCCCCGACGGGATATGGAATAAATGCCCGCAATGTAAAAAGCCGTTACATTATTCAGAACAAGTTGAAAACCAGTACGTATGCCACTACTGCGGTTTTCACATCCGCATAGGCTCTAAAGAATATTTTTCGATACTGTTTGATAACAACGAGTTTACCGAAATTGCGCCTAACCTAACATCGGGCGACCCGCTAAGCTTTGTAGACACCAAGAAATATAGCGACCGACTTAAAGATACCATCAAAAAAACCGGACTTAACGACGCTATCCGCGCTGCCTACGGCAAGATAGACGGGCAGGACATTGTGATCGCTTGTATGGATTTTAACTTCATCGGCGGCTCGATGGGTTCAGTAGTGGGCGAAAAGATAGCCCGTTCTATCGATCATAGCATAGCTACTAAAGCCCCGTTCCTGATGATATCAAAATCAGGCGGTGCACGTATGATGGAGGCGGCATTCTCGCTGATGCAGATGGCCAAAACATCGGCCAAGCTGGCTTTACTGGCCCAGGCTAAGGTTCCGTATATTTCATTACTAACCGACCCAACTACCGGTGGTGTAACTGCATCATACGCTATGCTGGGCGATATCAACATTGCCGAGCCAGGCTCGCTGATCGGATTTGCTGGTCCTCGCGTCATTAAGGAGACCATTAAGAAGGACTTACCTAAAGGCTTCCAAACTGCAGAGTTTGTGCAGGAGCACGGCTTCCTTGATTTTATTGTAGATCGCAGGGAGATGAAAGATAAGCTGGCATCGTTCCTGAGGATGATGGCTAATTAG
- the glmM gene encoding phosphoglucosamine mutase: protein MTLIKSISGIRGTIGGAAGDGLTPLDVVKFTSAYGSWAVKKSGIKKIVVGRDARLSGTMVNNLVIGTLQGLGIDVVDLGLSTTPTVEVAVPLEKAAGGIILTASHNPKQWNALKLLNAAGEFISDTDGKEVLDIAERSDFSYADVNDLGTVSQDDSYLQKHIDMILALPLVDVDAIAKANFKVVIDCVNSTGGIFVPALLEALGVQTIHKLFCEPDGKFPHNPEPLPENLIDLSKEVLAKRADLGIAVDPDVDRLCFVCEDGNMFGEEYTLVAVADYILKNQKGNTVSNLSSTRALRDVTERAGGEYNAAAVGEVNVVNQMKATNAIIGGEGNGGVIYPELHYGRDALAGIALFLTHLAKYGKPVSVLKSSYPNYFISKNKITLTPEMDIDSLLLKVEEKYKSQPHTTIDGLKIEFDKEWVHLRRSNTEPIIRIYSEGNSETVANNLANKIINDIKEILKLS from the coding sequence TTGACACTCATAAAATCAATATCAGGAATTAGAGGGACAATAGGCGGCGCTGCCGGCGATGGTTTAACCCCGTTGGATGTGGTGAAATTTACATCGGCTTATGGAAGCTGGGCTGTAAAAAAGTCGGGGATTAAAAAGATCGTAGTAGGTCGCGATGCCCGTTTATCAGGCACAATGGTAAACAACCTGGTGATCGGTACATTACAGGGCCTGGGGATCGATGTGGTCGATCTGGGTCTGTCTACCACACCTACCGTTGAAGTTGCCGTGCCGTTAGAAAAAGCGGCCGGTGGCATTATCCTTACTGCCAGCCACAACCCCAAACAATGGAATGCGCTGAAACTGCTGAACGCCGCTGGCGAATTTATCAGTGATACCGATGGCAAAGAAGTGCTGGATATTGCCGAACGCAGCGATTTTAGCTATGCCGACGTAAACGACCTGGGTACTGTGTCGCAGGATGACAGCTACCTGCAAAAACATATCGATATGATACTGGCCCTGCCACTGGTTGATGTGGACGCCATTGCCAAAGCCAATTTTAAGGTGGTGATAGATTGCGTTAACTCTACCGGGGGCATCTTTGTGCCTGCTTTACTGGAAGCGCTGGGCGTGCAAACCATACATAAACTATTCTGCGAACCTGATGGCAAATTTCCGCACAATCCGGAACCGCTGCCCGAGAATCTGATCGACCTATCAAAAGAGGTTTTGGCCAAACGTGCTGACTTAGGCATAGCCGTTGACCCTGATGTTGACCGCCTGTGCTTTGTTTGCGAAGATGGCAACATGTTTGGCGAAGAGTATACACTGGTAGCTGTTGCCGATTATATCCTGAAGAATCAAAAAGGCAATACCGTATCAAACCTGTCGTCAACCCGGGCCCTGCGCGATGTGACAGAGCGGGCTGGTGGCGAATACAACGCTGCCGCGGTAGGAGAGGTGAACGTAGTGAACCAAATGAAAGCCACCAACGCCATCATTGGCGGCGAGGGCAATGGCGGGGTGATCTACCCTGAACTACACTATGGCCGCGACGCGCTGGCCGGTATCGCCTTATTTTTAACGCACCTGGCTAAATACGGCAAACCGGTTTCGGTGCTGAAAAGCAGCTATCCTAACTACTTTATCTCTAAAAATAAGATCACGCTGACACCCGAAATGGATATCGATTCGCTGCTATTGAAGGTGGAGGAGAAGTACAAAAGTCAGCCGCATACCACAATCGACGGATTAAAGATAGAATTTGATAAAGAATGGGTACATTTGCGCCGGTCAAACACCGAACCAATTATCAGGATCTATTCTGAAGGTAACTCGGAAACGGTTGCCAACAACCTGGCCAATAAGATCATTAACGATATAAAAGAAATTTTAAAACTCAGTTAG